The Pseudomonadales bacterium genome contains the following window.
GGCATTGCAAAACGCCGAAATAGTTGTCGATACATCAGATGCAGCGGCATTGTTAGAGGTCGCTAATGACCCTGAAGTTGCAACTGCGGCCGTGGTAACTGACGACTCAGTAGTCGAAGAGGTAGCAGAAAACGAGGCGGGAGTCGTTGCACTAGATATCGAGCAGGCTGATTCTGCATTGAATCTGGTCGAGTCTGACGCGTTAGTCAGCGCAAATTTTCAGTCTGAGTTTGAATCTGAGCCTGAAATTGATTTTGAAGCAGAGCGGCATGCAGCAGCTGTGCATGATGAGCAAAGCAATGAGACAGATATAACTGAGGTCGAGCCTGCAGCATTATTGCCATCAGAGCCAATCGCAGAGCAGAATTTTGATGAAGAAATTGTCGGCATTTTTATTGAGGAAGCCACTGTGCATATCCGATGCCTCAGTGACTACCTTGCCGACTTAGAACCTGCGTTTAGTGATATTACTATCAGTCATGACTTGCAGCGCGCCTTTCACACCTTAAAAGGCAGTGCACATATGGCTGAAATGCAAACGATGGCGCGGCTTACCTCGCCATTAGAGCAGATCGTTAAAGACTTAGCCAATTACCAAATTGCCGTTGACGCTGATATTTTGGCCATACTCATGCAGGCTGAAACAATCCTGTTAGACGAGCTGCAGGCCATTGCCGAATATAAAACCGTTCACCACCAGCGTGTTGAGGGTTTCCTTGCCGATTTAGACGCCTTGCATCAGCAAAAAATTTGCACCAGCAGCAGTAGCGATGATGCGGTGCAACATGACAAGCAGTTTGAGATGATCAACGAAGCGCTGCGATGTATGACTGCGCTTGAGGCAATCAATCATTCACTTCAGGCGCAAGGTGCTGATTCTACGACAACTGCCGATGCGCCAGCATTGCTAGATGATTTATCCATCAGTGCAGCCCAGAATAATTATCCTGAGTTGGCTGAGTTAGCCAGTGCGCTGTCGGCATTTTATCAGCAGTTGTTGCCAATACAGGCTGGTCCCGAACAATTTGAATCTGTAGCCGACTTATTAGAGCAAACCTTTGATGGTTTAGAAAGTATGCTGGACTTGATTGCGGCAAATCAGAAGCTATTGGCTGCCGATGATCTCGTAGCAAGGCTTGAAGACTATCAGTTTACAGCCCTGGATGCACCTGGCGATGAAGCTGACATCACAGACGCTCCTTCAGATGCAGCATTAGGTGATGAGCTATTGCCTGAACAGACACCTGAGCAAGCGGCTGAACAAGCTATTGAAGCAAGCGCTGAGCAAGATATTGAATTGGCACTAGACGAAACCGTCGCTGTCAATGCGGAAATCAGTGATGGCCCAGCTTCCGAGCTTACGGCTGACAATACCAATAAGCTCGCAACGGTCACTAATGATGAAGTCCTGCGTTTTGCACAGCAGTTCTTGGCCGCTGACGATGAAATGTTAGATATTTTTCTCGAGGAAGCCAGAGAGCTGCATGATGAGTTAGATGATCTGGTGTCCTTATGGGTGGCTGAGCAAGGCGAATGTCCGAATATAGACGCTGTGTTGCGTAATCTTCATACCTTTAAAGGTGGTGCAAGATTGGCGGAGCTATCGGTTATGGGCGACTTAGTGCATGACTTTGAATCACTGATCGAATCGCAGCAGATAAAACAGCAGTATGATGCAGCTTTTTTTGCCCAACTCGATGATTTTCAGCTACGCTTAGGCCAACTGATGTTGGTAGCGGATCAACCGACAGATTCTGTGCTGTCGGTCAGCGAGAGTTTATCGCATTCGAGCTTGGCTGCTCAAGATGATGAGCATATCCATACTGCTGAGAGTGCAGCCTCAAATGCGCAACCATTGTCGTCTCAATCAGAACTTGATGTTGATGCCTTATTGCAAGAAGTATCTGCTGCAGACCCTGAAACCCTCGAGATATTCACCGAAGAGGCAAAAGCCTTAGTCGATGATTTAGATCGTGAAATCCAAAGCTGGCAAGGCAGTCATTCGAATGAGTCGAATGCGTCAGTGATAGATGCGGTGAAGCGACATTTGCATACGCTGAAAGGTGGTGCGCGTTTATCATCGTTGTCGCGACTCGGTAATCTATGTCATGAATACGAAGCCTTCATTGAACAGTATGAGCTTACACAGCAGTTTGATCAGTCATTCTTTGATCAGCTCAGCTTTCAGCAGCAACAGCTGAATCGTGGTTTTGATGCACTATTGAGTTATGAGCCAGAAGTTGATACTGCGCCAGATACCTCTTTAGTCGAGCCAGTTGCTACACAGCAAGCATTTGTAGCGAGTCAAACCTTGGTGGTTGATCAAGATGTAGCCTTAGATGTTAATGATATCGAAACCACGCTGCAGCTTGACTTACACGATATTGATACCGAATTAATGGCATTGTTTATTGACGAGGCTAACGATCAATTAGCCGGTATCGATGCCTCGATTGCTGAGCTGCAGGCACAAGGCGATTTCGCAGCCGCCATTGAAGAGATGAAGAGGTTGCTCCATACCTTAAAAGGTGGTGCCAGGGTCAGCGGCATGGCAGAGGTGGGTGATGTCAGTCACGACTTTGAGACCTTTGTTATCAATGCAGAGCGGGATAAGCAACTTGACTCACCCGCTTTTATTGAGCAGGTGCAAGAGTATCAAGATAATTTAACCGGCTTATTAAAAGAAGTTGAACGCGTCACTGAATTATTAAGCTCAGCTGCGAAACAATCGATTAGCCAAACCAGTAATGTGGTACCCATTCGAGCCGATCTCGATGTGTCCGTGCTGAATACTAAGGTGAGTCAAGCTGCGATTGACGTCACCCGCAGCTTTGTTGAGAGTTTAAATAAAGACAAGGCAGGCGTTAGTGCCGATCAAATCAAGCTCTCGCCAGATCAGTTGCAGAGTATGATAAACCTTGCCGGTGAAAATCTTATCAGCCGATCACGTGTCGAGGAAGTAATGAGCGAGATGGGCTTTTCACTGGATGAGATGGATGGCAC
Protein-coding sequences here:
- a CDS encoding Hpt domain-containing protein, translating into ALQNAEIVVDTSDAAALLEVANDPEVATAAVVTDDSVVEEVAENEAGVVALDIEQADSALNLVESDALVSANFQSEFESEPEIDFEAERHAAAVHDEQSNETDITEVEPAALLPSEPIAEQNFDEEIVGIFIEEATVHIRCLSDYLADLEPAFSDITISHDLQRAFHTLKGSAHMAEMQTMARLTSPLEQIVKDLANYQIAVDADILAILMQAETILLDELQAIAEYKTVHHQRVEGFLADLDALHQQKICTSSSSDDAVQHDKQFEMINEALRCMTALEAINHSLQAQGADSTTTADAPALLDDLSISAAQNNYPELAELASALSAFYQQLLPIQAGPEQFESVADLLEQTFDGLESMLDLIAANQKLLAADDLVARLEDYQFTALDAPGDEADITDAPSDAALGDELLPEQTPEQAAEQAIEASAEQDIELALDETVAVNAEISDGPASELTADNTNKLATVTNDEVLRFAQQFLAADDEMLDIFLEEARELHDELDDLVSLWVAEQGECPNIDAVLRNLHTFKGGARLAELSVMGDLVHDFESLIESQQIKQQYDAAFFAQLDDFQLRLGQLMLVADQPTDSVLSVSESLSHSSLAAQDDEHIHTAESAASNAQPLSSQSELDVDALLQEVSAADPETLEIFTEEAKALVDDLDREIQSWQGSHSNESNASVIDAVKRHLHTLKGGARLSSLSRLGNLCHEYEAFIEQYELTQQFDQSFFDQLSFQQQQLNRGFDALLSYEPEVDTAPDTSLVEPVATQQAFVASQTLVVDQDVALDVNDIETTLQLDLHDIDTELMALFIDEANDQLAGIDASIAELQAQGDFAAAIEEMKRLLHTLKGGARVSGMAEVGDVSHDFETFVINAERDKQLDSPAFIEQVQEYQDNLTGLLKEVERVTELLSSAAKQSISQTSNVVPIRADLDVSVLNTKVSQAAIDVTRSFVESLNKDKAGVSADQIKLSPDQLQSMINLAGENLISRSRVEEVMSEMGFSLDEMDGTVDRIHGQLRRMEIETEAQITSRYEQMEVEGQESFDPLEMDRYSSMQQLSKSLIESASDLDDIAETISGKMRDIETILLQMGRTNNELQEGLMRAQMVPFSRMVPRLRRIVRQVANELGKKIEFTVENAEGELDRTVLDRMIAPLEHMLRNAVDHGIENTSQRVSSGKSEVGNITLSLIREGGEVVLTLADDGAGINIDAVRQKAIERGLLDPNLQLSEQEIAQFVLQAGFSTAEQVTQISGRGVGMDVVHSEIKQMGGLIEIESAAGKGTRFIVRLPFTVSVNRALMVVSGGNTYAIPLNTIDGIVRVSPYELEAYYQPDAPPFEYASQQYNLRYMGELLQQSNGANLEGKTAPLPVILVRSSDYSVAVQVDHLLGSQEVVVKSLGPQFSMVEGLTGATVMGNGDVVVILDMLALIREESQRQRIDRVAEPSLDEVQAEHDRVLKIMVTDDSVTVRKVTSRFLERYGFEVVLAKDGQDAVTQLADMEQLPDLMLLDIEMPRMDGFEVLSRVRRNSAQQHIPIVMITSRTGDKHRERAISLGASRYLGKPFQETEVLRVISELTGAEILEA